From Tripterygium wilfordii isolate XIE 37 chromosome 16, ASM1340144v1, whole genome shotgun sequence, one genomic window encodes:
- the LOC119981201 gene encoding probable histone H2B.3, with the protein MAPKPAEKAPAAEKKPRAEKKLPKEAPVSAEKKKKKAKKSVETYKIYIFKVLKQVHPDIGISSKAMGIMNSFINDIFEKLAQESSRLARYNKKPTITSREIQTAVRLVLPGELAKHAVSEGTKAVTKFTSS; encoded by the coding sequence ATGGCACCGAAGCCGGCGGAAAAGGCACCGGCAGCCGAGAAGAAGCCTAGAGCGGAGAAGAAGTTGCCGAAGGAGGCGCCAGTCTCggcggagaagaagaagaagaaggcgaAGAAAAGCGTGGAGACGTACAAGATCTACATCTTTAAGGTTCTGAAGCAGGTGCATCCAGATATTGGGATCTCGAGCAAAGCCATGGGAATCATGAACAGCTtcatcaatgatatctttgagaAACTCGCACAGGAGTCTTCCAGGCTCGCTCGTTACAACAAGAAGCCAACCATCACCTCTCGCGAGATCCAGACCGCTGTCAGGCTGGTGCTACCCGGTGAACTCGCCAAGCACGCCGTTTCTGAAGGCACCAAGGCCGTCACGAAGTTTACTAGCTCTTAG